One Corvus moneduloides isolate bCorMon1 chromosome 21, bCorMon1.pri, whole genome shotgun sequence DNA window includes the following coding sequences:
- the NOTCH1 gene encoding neurogenic locus notch homolog protein 1 isoform X2, with translation MERLLAPGLLVLLLPALTRGLRCSQLAESCLNGGKCETSPNGTEVCQCSGAYVGERCQLPNPCLSSPCKNAGTCTAVVRGSTVDYTCACRLGFTDELCLTPRNNVCLSNPCRNGGTCDLLTLSEYKCRCPPGWSGKTCQQADPCASNPCANGGQCVPFEAHYICRCTAGFHGANCKQDVNECNISPPVCKNGGSCTNEVGTYQCSCKPAYTGQNCEHLYVPCNPSPCQNGGTCRQIGDTTYDCTCLPGFTGQNCEENINDCPGNNCKNGGTCVDGVNTYNCQCPPEWTGQYCTEDVDECQLMPNACQNGGTCHNNHGGYNCVCVNGWTGEDCSENIDDCAMAACFHGATCHDRVASFYCECPHGRTGLLCHLDDACISNPCNEGSNCDTNPVNGKAICTCPSGYMGPACNQDVDECSLGANPCEHAGKCINTQGSFQCQCLQGYSGPRCEIDVNECLSNPCQNDATCLDQIGEFQCICMPGYEGVYCEINTDECASSPCLHNGNCLDKINEFHCECPTGFNGHLCQFDIDECASTPCKNGAKCVDGPNTYSCECTEGFTGTHCEIDIDECDPDPCHYGTCKDSIASFTCLCQPGYTGHRCDININECQSQPCKNGGTCQDRNNAYNCICLKGTTGPNCEINLDDCASNPCDYGKCIDKINGYECTCEPGYTGRMCNINIDECASNPCHNGGTCKDGINGFTCLCPEGFHDPKCLSEVNECNSNPCIHGKCHDGLNGYKCDCDPGWSGTNCDINNNECESNPCMNGGTCKDMTSGYICTCREGFSGPNCQTNINECASNPCLNQGTCIDDVAGYTCNCLLPYTGATCEDVLAPCAGSPCKNGGECQESEDYKSFSCSCPPGWQGQTCEIDINECVKSPCRNGATCQNTNGSYRCACRTGFSGRNCDTDIDDCKPNPCHNGGSCSDGIGTFFCECLAGFRGPKCEEDINECASNPCKNGANCTDCVNSYTCTCPSGFSGIHCENNTPDCTESSCFNGGTCVDGINTFTCVCLPGFTGSYCEHNINECDSKPCLNGGTCQDSYGTYKCTCPQGYTGLNCQNLVRWCDSSPCKNGGKCWQTSNLYHCECNSGWTGLYCDVPSVSCEVAAKQQGIDVAHLCRNSGLCVDTGNTHFCRCQAGYTGSYCEEQVDECSPNPCQNGATCTDYLGGYSCECVAGYHGVNCSEEINECLSHPCQNGGTCIDLINTYKCSCPRGTQGERCEGDVNECLSNPCDARGTQNCVQRVNDYKCECRPGYAGRRCDTVVDGCKGKPCRNGGTCAVASNTGRGFICKCPPGFVGATCENDSRTCGNLHCLNGGTCISIHKSSKCMCTPAFTGPECQYPASSPCTSNPCYNGGTCEFFSDASPYYRCNCPANFNGLNCHILDFDFQGGIGQDIIPPKIEEKCEIAVCAGYAGNKICDGKCNNHACGWDGGDCSLNFNDPWKNCSQSLQCWKYFNDGKCDSQCNNAGCLYDGFDCQKYEGQCNPLYDQYCKDHFSDGHCDQGCNNFECEWDGLDCANNMPEKLADGTLVVVVLITPENLKNNSFNFLRELSRVLHTNVVFKKNPKGEYMIFPYYGNEEELKKHYIKRSTEDWSDMSSAVINKVKSSLYSRAGRRQKRELDQMDIRGSIVYLEIDNRQCIQSSSQCFQSATDVAAFLGALASLGNLNIPYKIEAVKSETAEPTKNSQLYPMYVVVAALVLLAFIGLGVLVSRKRRREHGQLWFPEGFKVTESSKKKRREPLGEDSVGLKPLKNASDGTLMDDNQNEWGDEETLDTKKFRFEEQAMLPDTDDQTDHRQWTQQHLDAADLRISSMAPTPPQGEIDADCMDVNVRGPDGFTPLMIASCSGGGLETGNSEEEDDAPAVISDFIYQGASLHNQTDRTGETALHLAARYSRSDAAKRLLEASADANIQDNMGRTPLHAAVSADAQGVFQILIRNRATDLDARMHDGTTPLILAARLAVEGMLDDLINCHADVNAVDDLGKSALHWAAAVNNVEAAMVLLKNGANKDMQNNKEETPLFLAAREGSYETAKVLLDHFANRDITDHMDRLPRDIAQERMHHDIVRLLDEYNLVRSPPLHNGPLGAPTLSPPLCSPNSYIGNLKPAVQGKKARKPSTKGLSCNGKDAKDLKARRKKSQDGKGCLLDNSSVLSPVDSLESPHGYLSDVASPPLMTSPFQQSPSMPLNHLPGMPDAHLSINHLNMAGKQDMAMGNSSRMGFDSVPPRLSHLPVSSPSTVMSSGPMSFSVGGGAGLNGQCDWLSRLQNGMVQSQYNPLRGNLQPGAHQQPQNLQHGMMTSLHNGLPTTSLSQMMSYQAMPSTRLASQPHLMQSQQLQQMQQQQQLQQPNLQPQQQQPQQPQQPPPQPQQQQQHHNPGSNGSGHMGQNFLGTELSQPDLQPVSSSAMAVHTILPQDSQLLPTSLPSSLAQPMTTTQFLTPPSQHSYSSPLDNTPSHQLQVPDHPFLTPSPESPDQWSSSSPHSNVSDWSEGISSPPTSMQSQMGHIPEAFK, from the exons GTGTAGCGGTGCCTACGTGGGCGAGCGGTGCCAGCTGCCCAACCCCTGCCTGAGCTCCCCCTGCAAGAACGCCGGCACCTGCACCGCGGTGGTGCGCGGCAGCACCGTGGATTACACCTGCGCCTGCCGCCTGGGCTTCACCGACGAGCTGTGCCTGACGCCCCGCAACAACGTCTGCCTCAGCAACCCCTGCCGCAATGGCGGCACCTGCGACCTGCTGACGCTCAGCGAGTACAAGTGCCGCTGCCCGCCCGGCTGGTCAG gcaaAACCTGCCAGCAGGCCGACCCCTGCGCCTCCAACCCCTGCGCCAACGGGGGCCAGTGCGTGCCCTTCGAAGCCCACTACATCTGCCGCTGCACCGCCGGCTTCCACGGCGCCAACTGCAAGCAGGACGTCAATGAGTGCAACATCTCCCCGCCCGTCTGCAAGAACGGGGGCAGCTGCACCAACGAGGTGGGCACCTACCAGTGCTCCTGCAAGCCGGCCTACACCGGGCAGAACTGCGAGCACCTCTACGTGCCCTGCAACCCCTCGCCCTGCCAGAACGGGGGCACCTGCCGCCAGATCGGAGACACCACCTACGACTGCACCTGCCTGCCAG GGTTCACGGGTCAGAACTGTGAGGAGAACATCAATGACTGTCCGGGCAACAACTGCAAGAATGGGGGCACCTGTGTGGATGGCGTCAACACCTACAACTGCCAGTGCCCACCGGAGTGGACAG GTCAGTACTGCACTGAGGACGTGGACGAGTGCCAGCTGATGCCCAACGCCTGCCAGAACGGTGGCACCTGCCACAACAACCACGGCGGCTACAACTGTGTCTGTGTCAACGGCTGGACGGGCGAGGACTGCAGCGAGAACATCGATGACTGCGCCATGGCCGCCTGCTTCCACGGGGCCACCTGCCACGACCGGGTGGCCTCCTTCTACTGCGAGTGCCCCCACGGCCGCACAG GTCTGCTGTGCCACCTGGACGACGCCTGCATCAGCAACCCCTGCAACGAGGGCTCCAACTGCGACACCAACCCCGTCAATGGCAAAGCCATCTGCACGTGTCCTTCGGGGTACATGGGGCCAGCCTGCAACCAGGACGTGGACGAGTGTTCGCTGG GAGCCAACCCATGTGAGCATGCAGGGAAGTGCATCAACACTCAAGGGTCCTTCCAGTGCCAGTGTCTGCAGGGCTACTCGGGCCCTCGCTGTGAGATCGATGTCAATGAGTGCCTCTCCAACCCCTGCCAGAATGATGCCACCTGCCTGGACCAGATCGGGGAGTTCCAGTGCATCTGCATGCCCG GGTACGAGGGGGTTTACTGCGAGATCAACACGGACGAGTgtgccagcagcccctgcctgcacaACGGCAATTGCCTTGACAAGATCAACGAGTTCCACTGCGAGTGCCCCACTG GCTTCAACGGGCACCTGTGCCAGTTTGACATTGACGAGTGTGCCAGCACCCCCTGCAAGAATGGTGCCAAGTGCGTGGATGGCCCCAACACCTACAGCTGCGAGTGCACAGAAG GTTTCACGGGCACCCACTGCGAGATCGACATCGATGAGTGTGACCCTGACCCATGCCACTACGGGACCTGCAAGGACAGCATCGCCTCCTTCACCTGCCTCTGCCAGCCCGGCTACACGGGCCACCGCTGCGACATCAACATCAACGAgtgccagagccagccctgcaaAAACGGGGGGACCTGCCAGGACAGGAACAACGCCTACAACTGCATCTGCCTCAAAGGGACCACGG gccCCAACTGCGAGATCAACCTGGACGACTGTGCCAGCAACCCCTGCGACTACGGCAAGTGTATCGACAAGATCAATGGCTACGAGTGCACCTGCGAGCCGGGGTACACAG ggcGCATGTGCAACATCAACATCGATGAGTGTGCCAGCAACCCCTGCCACAACGGGGGCACGTGCAAGGATGGCATCAACGGCTTCACCTGCCTCTGCCCCGAGGGCTTCCACGACCCCAAGTGCCTGTCCGAAGTGAACGAGTGCAACAGCAACCCCTGCATCCATGGGAAATGCCACGATGGATTGAATGG CTACAAGTGTGACTGTGACCCTGGCTGGAGTGGGACAAACTGTGACATTAACAACAATGAGTGTGAATCCAATCCCTGCATGAACGGTGGCACCTGCAAGGACATGACCAGTGGCTACATCTGCACCTGCAGGGAGGGCTTCAGCG GCCCCAACTGCCAGACCAATATCAATGAATGCGCTTCCAACCCCTGCCTGAACCAGGGCACGTGCATCGATGATGTTGCTGGCTACACCTGCAACTGCCTCCTGCCCTACACAG GAGCCACCTGTGAGGATGTGCTGgccccctgtgctggcagcccctgcAAGAACGGCGGCGAGTGCCAGGAGTCAGAGGACTACAAGAGCTTCTCCTGCAGTTGCCCCCCTGGCTGGCAAG gtCAGACCTGTGAGATCGACATCAATGAGTGTGTGAAGAGCCCCTGCCGGAATGGGGCCACGTGCCAGAACACCAACGGGAGCTACCGCTGCGCCTGCCGGACCGGCTTCTCCGGCCGCAACTGCGACACCGACATCGACGACTGCAAGCCCA ATCCGTGCCACAACGGTGGCTCCTGCTCTGATGGCATTGGCACGTTCTTCTGCGAGTGCCTGGCTGGTTTCCGTGGGCCCAAGTGCGAGGAAGACATCAATGAGTGCGCCAGCAACCCCTGCAAGAACGGGGCCAACTGCACCGACTGCGTCAACAGCTACACCTGCACCTGCCCCTCCGGCTTCAGCGGCATCCACTGTGAGAACAACACCCCTGACTGCACAGAGAG CTCGTGCTTCAACGGTGGTACCTGCGTGGATGGCATCAACACCTTCACCTGCGTCTGCCTGCCCGGCTTCACAGGCAGCTACTGTGAGCACAACATCAATGAGTGTGACTCCAAGCCGTGCCTGAACGGGGGCACATGTCAGGACAGCTACGGGACGTACAAGTGCACCTGTCCCCAGGGATACACTGGGCTCAACTGCCAG AACCTGGTGCGTTGGTGCGACTCCTCTCCCTGCAAAAACGGGGGCAAGTGCTGGCAGACCAGCAACCTGTACCACTGCGAGTGCAACAGCGGCTGGACAGGGCTCTACTGCGATGTCCCCAGTGTGTCCTGCGAGGTGGCTGCTAAGCAGCAAG GTATCGATGTAGCACATCTCTGCAGGAACTCGGGGCTCTGTGTAGACACTGGCAACACCCATTTCTGCCGCTGCCAAGCCGGCTACACCGGCAGCTACTGCGAGGAGCAGGTGGACGAGTGCTCCCCCAACCCCTGCCAGAACGGAGCCACCTGCACAGACTACCTGGGAGGCTACTCCTGCGAG TGTGTGGCTGGTTATCATGGAGTTAACTGCTCAGAGGAGATCAATGAGTGCTTGTCCCACCCGTGCCAGAATGGAGGAACCTGCATCGATCTCATCAATACGTACAAATGCTCCTGCCCCAGAGGAACTCAAG GGGAGCGCTGCGAGGGAGATGTCAACGAGTGCCTGTCCAACCCCTGCGACGCCCGTGGCACCCAGAACTGCGTGCAGCGGGTCAACGACTACAAATGCGAGTGCCGACCTGGCTATGCGG GCCGTCGCTGTGACACCGTGGTGGATGGCTGCAAAGGCAAACCCTGCAGGAATGGGGGGACCTGTGCTGTTGCCAGCAACACTGGCCGTGGCTTCATCTGCAAGTGCCCCCCG GGATTCGTGGGTGCCACCTGCGAGAACGACTCCCGCACCTGTGGGAACCTGCACTGCCTGAACGGTGGCACCTGCATCTCCATCCACAAGAGCTCCAAGTGCATGTGCACGCCGGCCTTCACGGGCCCCGAATGCCAGtacccagccagcagcccctgcacctCCAACCCCTGCTACAACGGGGGCACCTGCGAGTTCTTCAGCGACGCCTCGCCCTACTACCGCTGCAACTGCCCCGCCAACTTCAACGGCCTCAACTGCCACATCCTCGACTTCGACTTCCAGGGTGGCATCGGGCAGGACATCATCCCCCCCAAAATCGAGGAGAAGTGCGAGATCGCCGTGTGCGCGGGGTACGCCGGCAACAAGATCTGTGATGGGAAATGCAACAACCACGCCTGCGGCTGGGACGGGGGCGACTGCTCCCTCAACTTCAACGATCCCTGGAAGAACTGCTCCCagtctctgcagtgctggaagtATTTCAACGATGGCAAGTGTGACTCTCAGTGCAATAATGCTGGCTGCCTCTACGATGGGTTTGACTGCCAGAAATATGAGGGGCAGTGCAA ccctctGTATGACCAGTACTGCAAAGATCACTTCTCGGATGGTCACTGTGACCAGGGTTGCAACAATTTTGAGTGTGAGTGGGATGGTCTGGACTGTGCAAACAACATGCCAGAGAAGCTGGCAGATGGCACGCTGGTGGTGGTGGTCCTCATCACCCCCGAGAACCTGAAGAACAACTCCTTCAACTTCCTGCGGGAGCTGAGCCGTGTCCTGCACACCAACGTGGTCTTCAAGAAGAACCCCAAGGGGGAATATATGATCTTCCCATACTATGGCAATGAGGAGGAACTGAAAAAACATTACATCAAGAGGTCCACAGAGGACTGGTCAGATATGTCCAGTGCTGTCATCAACAAAGTGAAGAGCAGTCTCTactccagggctggcaggaggcagaagAGGGAGCTCGATCAGATGGACATCAGAGG aTCCATCGTCTACTTGGAAATTGATAACCGCCAGTGCATCCAGTCATCTTCCCAGTGCTTCCAGAGTGCCACCGATGTGGCAGCATTCCTGGGAGCCTTGGCCTCCCTCGGCAACCTGAACATACCCTACAAAATAGAAGCTGTTAAAA GTGAAACAGCGGAGCCCACGAAGAACTCCCAGCTGTATCCTATGTACGTGGTGGTGGCTGCGCTGGTCTTGCTCGCCTTCATCggactgggagtgctggtgtCTCGCAAGCGGCGCAGGGAGCATGGGCAGCTTTGGTTCCCAGAGGGCTTCAAAGTGACGGAGTCGAGCAAGAAGAAGCGCCGGGAACCCCTCGGGGAGGATTCTGTTGGACTGAA acccCTCAAAAATGCTTCGGACGGCACGCTGATGGATGACAACCAGAATGAGTGGGGCGATGAGGAGACCTTGGACACCAAGAAGTTCAGG TTCGAGGAGCAGGCAATGCTGCCGGACACAGATGACCAGACAGATCACAGGCAGTGgacacagcagcacctggacGCTGCTGACCTGCGCATTTCCTCCATGGCTCCTACCCCTCCACAGGGGGAAATTGATGCTGACTGCATGGATGTCAACGTCAGAGGGCCGG ACGGCTTCACCCCCCTCATGATCGCCTCGTGCAGCGGAGGAGGGCTGGAGACCGGCAACAGCGAGGAGGAGGACGATGCTCCCGCCGTCATCTCGGACTTCATCTACCAGGGCGCCAGTCTGCACAACCAGACTGACCGCACCGGCGAGACCGCCCTGCACCTGGCCGCCAGGTACTCCCGCTCGGACGCTGCCAAGCGCCTGCTGGAGGCCAGCGCTGATGCCAACATCCAGGACAACATGGGCCGGACACCCCTGCACGCCGCCGTCTCTGCCGATGCCCAAGGAGTCTTCCAG ATCCTGATTAGGAACAGGGCAACAGACCTGGATGCCCGAATGCATGACGGGACCACTCCCCTGATCCTGGCCGCTCGCTTGGCTGTGGAGGGGATGCTGGATGACCTCATCAACTGCCACGCTGACGTCAACGCCGTGGATGATTTAG gcaagtcagccctgcactgggcagctgctgtgaaTAACGTGGAAGCTGCAATGGTCCTCCTGAAGAATGGTGCCAATAAGGACATGCAGAATAATAAG GAGGAGACTCCACTGTTCCTGGCAGCCAGAGAAGGGAGCTACGAAACTGCCAAGGTCCTGCTGGACCATTTTGCCAACCGGGACATCACGGACCACATGGACCGCCTGCCGCGGGACATCGCCCAGGAGCGCATGCACCACGACATCGTCCGGCTGCTGGACGAGTACAACTTGGTGCGGAGCCCTCCCCTGCACAACGGCCCCCTGGGGGCACCCACCCTGTCCCCCCCGCTCTGCTCCCCCAACAGCTACATCGGCAACCTCAAACCCGCCGTGCAGGGCAAGAAGGCCAGGAAGCCGAGCACCAAGGGGCTGAGCTGCAATGGCAAGGATGCCAAAGACCTCAAAGCCCGGAGGAAAAAGTCCCAAGATGGAAAAGGGTGTCTGCTTGACAACTCCAGCGTGTTGTCTCCAGTGGACTCCCTGGAGTCGCCCCACGGGTACCTCTCAGACGTGGCCTCTCCCCCACTGATGACCTCTCCGTTCCAGCAGTCCCCTTCCATGCCTCTGAACCACCTGCCAGGCATGCCCGATGCCCACCTGAGCATCAACCACCTCAACATGGCGGGCAAGCAGGATATGGCCATGGGCAACTCCAGCAGGATGGGCTTCGATTCGGTGCCGCCGCGCCTGTCCCACCTGCCGGTGTCCAGCCCCAGCACGGTGATGAGCAGTGGCCCCATGAGCTTCTCGgtgggcggcggggccgggctgaACGGGCAGTGTGACTGGCTCAGCAGGCTGCAGAACGGGATGGTGCAGAGCCAGTACAACCCCCTGCGAGGCAACCTGCAGCCCGGGGcgcaccagcagccccagaacCTGCAGCACGGCATGATGACCTCCCTGCACAACGGGCTGCCCACCACCAGCTTGTCGCAGATGATGAGCTACCAGGCCATGCCCAGCACCCGGCTGGCGTCCCAGCCCCACCTgatgcagagccagcagctccagcagatgcagcagcagcagcagctccagcagcccaaCCTgcagccgcagcagcagcagccgcagcagccccagcagccgccgccgcagccgcagcagcagcagcagcaccacaacCCCGGCTCCAACGGGAGCGGCCACATGGGCCAGAATTTCCTCGGTACGGAGCTGAGCCAGCCCGACCTGCAGCCGGTGAGCAGCAGCGCCATGGCCGTGCACACCATCCTGCCGCAGgattcccagctgctgcccacctCCCTGCCGTCCTCCCTCGCCCAGCCCATGACCACCACGCAGTTCCTGACCCCACCTTCCCAGCACAGTTATTCCTCCCCCTTGGACAACACCCCCAGCCACCAGCTCCAGGTGCCCGACCACCCTTTCCTCACGCCGTCTCCGGAGTCGCCGGACCAGTGgtccagctcctctcctcacTCCAACGTGTCCGACTGGTCCGAGGGCATCTCCAGCCCTCCCACGAGTATGCAGTCACAGATGGGACACATCCCCGAGGCCTTCAAGTGA